One Streptomyces drozdowiczii DNA segment encodes these proteins:
- the miaB gene encoding tRNA (N6-isopentenyl adenosine(37)-C2)-methylthiotransferase MiaB gives MSSGNRSEAVDVRKSYEVRTYGCQMNVHDSERLSGLLEDAGYVRAPEGSDGDADVVVFNTCAVRENADNKLYGNLGRLAPMKTRRPGMQIAVGGCLAQKDRDTIVQRAPWVDVVFGTHNIGKLPVLLERARVQEEAQVEIAESLEAFPSTLPTRRESAYAAWVSISVGCNNTCTFCIVPALRGKEKDRRTGDILAEIEALVAEGVSEITLLGQNVNAYGSDIGDREAFSKLLRACGKIEGLERVRFTSPHPRDFTDDVIAAMAETPNVMPQLHMPMQSGSDQVLKAMRRSYRQERFLGIIEKVRAAMPDAAISTDIIVGFPGETEEDFEQTMHAVREARFANAFTFQYSKRPGTPAADMDGQIPKEIVQERYMRLSALQEAISWEENKKQVGRTLEVMVAEGEGRKDGATHRLSGRAPDNRLVHFTKPDQDVRPGDVVTVEITYAAPHHLLAEGTPVAVRRTRSGDAWEKRNAAPAAKPAGVMLGLPGIGAPAPLPATAAPGCGCD, from the coding sequence ATGAGCAGCGGCAACCGGAGCGAAGCAGTGGACGTCAGAAAAAGCTATGAGGTGCGCACCTACGGGTGCCAGATGAACGTCCACGACTCCGAGCGCTTGTCGGGGCTCCTGGAGGACGCCGGCTACGTGCGCGCGCCCGAGGGCTCCGACGGCGACGCCGACGTCGTCGTCTTCAATACCTGCGCGGTCCGCGAGAACGCCGACAACAAGCTCTACGGCAACCTCGGCCGGCTCGCCCCGATGAAGACCAGGCGCCCCGGCATGCAGATCGCCGTCGGCGGCTGCCTCGCCCAGAAGGACCGGGACACCATCGTCCAGCGGGCGCCCTGGGTCGACGTCGTCTTCGGCACGCACAACATCGGCAAGCTGCCCGTACTGCTGGAGCGCGCCCGCGTCCAGGAGGAGGCGCAGGTCGAGATCGCGGAATCCCTGGAAGCCTTCCCCTCCACGCTGCCCACCCGCCGCGAGTCCGCCTACGCCGCGTGGGTCTCCATCTCCGTGGGCTGCAACAACACCTGCACGTTCTGCATCGTTCCGGCCCTGCGCGGGAAGGAGAAGGACCGCCGCACCGGCGACATCCTCGCCGAGATCGAGGCCCTGGTCGCCGAGGGCGTCTCCGAGATCACCCTGCTCGGCCAGAACGTCAACGCGTACGGCTCCGACATCGGCGACCGCGAGGCGTTCTCCAAGCTGCTGCGCGCCTGCGGGAAGATCGAGGGCCTGGAGCGCGTCCGCTTCACCTCGCCGCACCCGCGCGACTTCACCGACGACGTCATCGCCGCCATGGCCGAGACGCCGAACGTGATGCCGCAGCTGCACATGCCGATGCAGTCCGGCTCGGACCAGGTCCTCAAGGCGATGCGCCGCTCCTACCGGCAGGAACGCTTCCTCGGCATCATCGAGAAGGTGCGGGCCGCGATGCCCGACGCCGCGATCTCCACCGACATCATCGTCGGCTTCCCCGGCGAGACCGAGGAGGACTTCGAGCAGACCATGCACGCGGTCCGCGAGGCGCGCTTCGCGAACGCCTTCACCTTCCAGTACTCCAAGCGGCCCGGCACCCCCGCCGCCGACATGGACGGCCAGATCCCCAAGGAGATCGTCCAGGAGCGCTACATGCGCCTCTCCGCCCTCCAGGAGGCCATCTCCTGGGAGGAGAACAAGAAGCAGGTCGGCCGCACCCTGGAGGTCATGGTCGCCGAGGGCGAGGGCCGCAAGGACGGCGCCACCCACCGGCTCTCCGGCCGCGCCCCCGACAACCGCCTGGTCCACTTCACCAAGCCGGACCAGGACGTCCGCCCCGGCGACGTGGTGACCGTCGAGATCACCTACGCCGCCCCGCACCACCTGCTCGCCGAGGGCACCCCGGTCGCCGTGCGCCGGACCCGCTCGGGCGACGCCTGGGAGAAGCGGAACGCCGCCCCGGCCGCCAAGCCGGCCGGCGTCATGCTCGGCCTGCCCGGCATCGGTGCCCCGGCCCCCCTGCCCGCGACGGCGGCCCCGGGCTGCGGCTGCGACTGA
- a CDS encoding TAXI family TRAP transporter solute-binding subunit: MLPALSRIGRRRSLRAGAALAVVLGLLLWWLLPLGDPAPTGTLSFSTGVPSGVYQRYGERLKGALAKDLPDVSINLQTSEGSQQNLARVAAGEADFTIATTDAVATYLRARKPGYQRLRGCVRLYDDYIQLVVKRDSDIDSVADLRSRKVAVGQPGSGVKLVADRLMTAAGLDPVHDVTPLPVGIDTMPELLEDGTLDAFFWSGGLPTAAVTDLSERFPIRLVPLEEPLIKQLQAAGGSTRYYRSAVIPADAYRNAQQGQAVPTVAVANVLVTTDRTDAAMTEAFTRTVIDSRDRIGHAVHSAQLVDLRTAIYTDPLPLHEGAKRYYRSVKP, encoded by the coding sequence ATGCTCCCGGCCCTGTCCCGAATCGGCCGGCGTCGCTCCCTGCGGGCGGGCGCCGCCCTCGCCGTCGTGCTCGGGCTGCTGCTCTGGTGGCTGCTCCCGCTCGGCGACCCGGCGCCCACCGGCACCCTGTCGTTCAGTACGGGGGTGCCCAGCGGCGTCTACCAGCGTTACGGGGAGCGGCTGAAGGGGGCCCTGGCCAAGGATCTGCCCGATGTGTCGATAAATCTTCAGACGAGCGAGGGCTCGCAGCAGAACCTGGCCAGGGTCGCGGCGGGCGAGGCGGACTTCACCATCGCCACCACCGACGCCGTCGCCACCTATCTGCGCGCCCGCAAGCCCGGCTACCAGCGGCTGCGCGGCTGCGTCCGGCTGTACGACGACTACATACAGCTGGTCGTGAAGCGGGACTCGGACATCGACAGCGTGGCCGATCTGCGCAGCCGCAAGGTCGCGGTGGGGCAGCCGGGGTCCGGAGTGAAGCTGGTCGCGGACCGGCTGATGACGGCCGCCGGGCTCGACCCGGTCCATGATGTGACGCCGTTGCCGGTGGGCATCGACACGATGCCGGAGCTCCTGGAGGATGGCACGCTCGACGCGTTCTTCTGGTCGGGCGGGCTGCCGACGGCGGCGGTGACCGATCTGTCGGAGCGGTTCCCGATCCGGCTGGTCCCGCTGGAGGAGCCGCTGATCAAGCAGCTCCAGGCGGCGGGCGGCTCCACCCGCTACTACCGGTCGGCCGTGATACCCGCCGACGCGTACCGCAACGCGCAGCAGGGCCAGGCGGTGCCCACGGTGGCGGTCGCCAATGTGCTGGTCACGACGGACCGCACGGACGCGGCGATGACCGAGGCGTTCACGAGGACCGTGATCGACAGCCGCGACCGCATCGGTCACGCGGTGCATTCGGCGCAGCTGGTGGACCTGCGGACGGCCATCTACACGGATCCGCTCCCGCTGCACGAAGGGGCGAAGCGCTACTACCGCTCGGTCAAGCCGTAG
- a CDS encoding sensor histidine kinase, with protein sequence MRTRLLPLLIILMASVLLALGFPLAVSVAAAEQQRVVIDRIDDTARFAALAQFITERTRGYDERRRTLQTELETYNSLYGIRAGVFYRDDSAMAKAPGAWRLPVEGEGRAAFNEALLGRRSHDPPQVWPWQNGRVVVASPVVRDGDVIAVVVIDSPTGQMRGGTIRGWLLIAAGEAVAMLVAVGAAIRLTGWVLLPVKTLDAAAHDIASGRMRSRVAASGGPPELRRLARSFNEMADNVEDVLEQQRAFVADASHQLRNPLAALLLRIELLALELPEGNEEIASVRTEGRRLGQVLDDLLDLALAEHAESDLQLTDIGALTAERVASWRPVAEEKGVRLVADGPPAVTAWADPIALSSALDAIVDNALKFTPPGEEVRVTVASGGQDVTVVVADGGPGLTDQELKRVGDRFWRSSQHQNVQGSGLGLSISQALLAAGGGSLSYARKEPCGLSVTVSVPRHDPKG encoded by the coding sequence GTGCGCACCCGGCTGCTCCCGCTGCTCATCATCCTGATGGCGAGTGTCCTGCTCGCCCTCGGCTTCCCGCTCGCCGTGAGCGTCGCCGCCGCCGAACAGCAGCGCGTCGTGATCGACCGCATCGACGACACCGCGCGCTTCGCCGCCCTCGCCCAGTTCATCACCGAGCGCACCCGCGGCTACGACGAACGGCGCCGTACCCTCCAGACCGAGCTGGAAACGTACAACTCGTTGTACGGGATCCGTGCCGGTGTCTTCTACCGCGACGACTCCGCCATGGCGAAGGCCCCGGGCGCCTGGCGGCTGCCCGTCGAGGGGGAGGGGCGCGCCGCGTTCAACGAGGCGCTGCTCGGCCGCCGCAGCCACGACCCGCCGCAGGTCTGGCCCTGGCAGAACGGCCGCGTGGTCGTCGCCTCCCCGGTCGTACGCGACGGCGACGTCATCGCCGTCGTCGTCATCGACTCGCCCACCGGTCAGATGCGCGGCGGCACGATCCGGGGCTGGCTGCTGATCGCGGCGGGCGAGGCGGTCGCGATGCTGGTCGCCGTCGGCGCCGCGATCCGGCTCACCGGCTGGGTCCTGCTGCCGGTCAAGACCCTGGACGCCGCGGCCCACGACATCGCCAGCGGCCGGATGCGCTCCCGGGTCGCCGCGTCCGGCGGGCCCCCGGAACTCAGGCGGCTGGCCCGCTCGTTCAACGAGATGGCCGACAACGTCGAGGACGTGCTGGAGCAACAGCGCGCCTTCGTCGCCGACGCCTCCCACCAGCTGCGCAACCCGCTGGCCGCCCTGCTCCTGCGCATCGAACTGCTCGCCCTCGAACTGCCCGAGGGCAACGAGGAGATCGCCTCCGTGCGCACCGAGGGCCGCCGCCTCGGCCAGGTCCTGGACGACCTCCTCGACCTCGCGCTCGCCGAGCACGCCGAGAGCGACCTCCAGCTCACGGACATCGGCGCCCTCACCGCCGAACGCGTCGCGTCCTGGCGGCCGGTGGCCGAGGAGAAGGGCGTACGGCTCGTAGCCGACGGACCGCCCGCCGTCACCGCCTGGGCGGACCCCATCGCCCTGTCCAGCGCCCTCGACGCCATCGTCGACAACGCCCTCAAATTCACGCCCCCCGGCGAGGAGGTCCGCGTCACCGTCGCCTCCGGCGGCCAGGACGTCACGGTGGTCGTCGCGGACGGCGGCCCCGGCCTCACCGACCAGGAGCTGAAACGGGTCGGCGACCGCTTCTGGCGCAGCTCCCAGCACCAGAACGTCCAGGGCTCGGGCCTCGGCCTCTCCATCTCCCAGGCGCTCCTGGCGGCGGGCGGCGGCTCGCTCTCGTACGCGCGCAAGGAGCCGTGCGGGCTCAGCGTCACGGTCTCCGTGCCGCGCCACGACCCGAAGGGCTGA
- a CDS encoding response regulator transcription factor → MRLLLVEDDNHVAAALSAILARHGFQVVHARSGDEALQALLPTDTEPFGVVLLDLGLPDQDGYEVCGKIRKRSSVPVIMVTARADVRSRIHGLNLGADDYVTKPYDTGELLARIHAVSRRKVSNEDTVSTPVAALRLGHVSIELPTRRVSVDGTEVQLTRKEFDLLALLAQRPGVVFRREQIISEVWRTSWEGTGRTLEVHVASLRSKLRLPALIETVRGVGYRLVSPSA, encoded by the coding sequence ATGAGACTGCTGCTCGTCGAGGACGACAACCACGTCGCCGCCGCCCTGTCCGCGATCCTCGCCCGGCACGGCTTCCAGGTCGTCCACGCCCGCAGCGGGGACGAGGCTCTTCAGGCGCTCCTGCCCACCGACACCGAGCCCTTCGGTGTCGTGCTCCTCGACCTCGGTCTCCCCGACCAGGACGGCTACGAGGTGTGCGGCAAGATCCGCAAGCGCAGTTCCGTGCCGGTGATCATGGTCACCGCCCGTGCCGACGTACGCTCCCGCATCCACGGGCTCAACCTCGGCGCCGACGACTACGTGACCAAGCCGTACGACACAGGGGAGCTGCTGGCCCGTATCCACGCCGTCAGCCGGCGGAAGGTGAGCAACGAGGACACCGTCTCCACGCCCGTCGCGGCGCTGCGCCTCGGGCACGTCAGCATCGAGCTGCCCACCCGCCGGGTCAGCGTGGACGGCACGGAAGTGCAGCTCACCCGCAAGGAGTTCGACCTGCTCGCGCTGCTCGCCCAGCGACCCGGTGTGGTCTTCCGCCGGGAACAGATCATCAGCGAGGTGTGGCGCACCAGCTGGGAGGGAACGGGCCGCACGCTGGAGGTGCACGTCGCCTCGCTCCGTTCCAAGCTGCGGCTGCCCGCCCTGATCGAGACGGTACGCGGGGTCGGCTACCGCCTCGTCTCCCCGTCCGCGTAA
- a CDS encoding amino acid ABC transporter ATP-binding protein, which produces MSGVSVTKGAEDAAPAPAGDLVVLSNVNKHFGALHVLQDIDLTIARGEVVVVIGPSGSGKSTLCRTINRLETIDSGAITIDGKPLPAEGKELARLRADVGMVFQSFNLFAHKTVLENVMLGQLKVRKADKKAAEDKARSLLDRVGVGTQADKYPSQLSGGQQQRVAIARALAMDPKVMLFDEPTSALDPEMINEVLEVMQQLAREGMTMVVVTHEMGFARSAANRVVFMADGKIVEEATPDQFFSNPRSDRAKDFLSKILHH; this is translated from the coding sequence ATGAGCGGAGTTTCAGTGACCAAGGGCGCCGAGGACGCTGCACCCGCGCCCGCCGGCGATCTGGTTGTGCTGAGCAACGTCAACAAGCACTTCGGCGCGCTGCATGTGCTCCAGGACATCGACCTGACGATCGCCCGCGGCGAGGTCGTGGTCGTCATCGGGCCGTCCGGGTCCGGTAAGTCCACGCTGTGCCGCACGATCAACCGCTTGGAGACGATCGACTCGGGCGCGATCACGATCGACGGGAAGCCGCTGCCCGCGGAGGGCAAGGAGCTGGCGCGGCTGCGTGCCGACGTCGGCATGGTCTTCCAGTCGTTCAACCTCTTCGCCCACAAGACGGTCCTGGAAAACGTGATGCTCGGCCAGCTGAAGGTCCGCAAGGCGGACAAGAAGGCGGCCGAGGACAAGGCGCGTTCGCTGCTCGACCGGGTGGGCGTCGGAACCCAGGCCGACAAGTACCCCTCCCAGCTGTCCGGCGGTCAGCAGCAGCGCGTCGCGATCGCCCGGGCCCTGGCGATGGACCCGAAGGTCATGCTCTTCGACGAGCCGACCTCCGCGCTCGACCCGGAGATGATCAACGAGGTGCTGGAAGTCATGCAGCAGCTCGCCCGCGAGGGCATGACCATGGTCGTCGTCACCCACGAGATGGGCTTCGCGCGCTCTGCGGCGAACCGGGTCGTCTTCATGGCGGACGGAAAGATCGTCGAAGAGGCCACGCCCGACCAGTTCTTCAGCAACCCGCGCAGTGACCGGGCCAAGGACTTCCTGTCGAAGATCCTTCACCACTGA
- a CDS encoding glutamate ABC transporter substrate-binding protein → MQLRKVTAASAAVLALALTATACGSDDKDDSAGSGGGKKITIGIKIDQPGIGLKTPDGKYTGFDVDVATYVAKELGYDAKNIEFKETKSADRETAISRGDVKFIVASYSINDERLQKVDFAGPYLLAHQDILVRADDSTIKSPEDLNNKKLCSVTGSTSAQNVKDKLAPKAQLQEYGGYSECLTGLENKAVDALTTDDSILAGYASQDANKGKFKLAGFKMTNENYGIGLKKGDADLKKKINDALTKMVKDGSWDKAVEANFGPAGYKNEPAPKIGNVVK, encoded by the coding sequence ATGCAGCTTCGTAAGGTCACCGCCGCCTCGGCCGCCGTGCTCGCCCTCGCCCTCACCGCTACCGCCTGTGGTTCCGACGACAAGGACGACTCGGCCGGTTCGGGTGGCGGCAAGAAGATCACCATCGGCATCAAGATCGACCAGCCCGGTATCGGCCTGAAGACCCCGGACGGGAAGTACACCGGCTTCGACGTCGACGTCGCCACGTACGTCGCCAAGGAGCTCGGCTACGACGCCAAGAACATCGAGTTCAAGGAGACGAAGAGCGCCGACCGCGAGACGGCGATCTCGCGCGGTGACGTCAAGTTCATCGTCGCCTCCTACTCGATCAACGACGAGCGCCTGCAGAAGGTCGACTTCGCCGGCCCGTACCTCCTCGCCCACCAGGACATCCTGGTTCGCGCCGACGACAGCACGATCAAGTCGCCCGAGGACCTGAACAACAAGAAGCTCTGCTCGGTCACCGGCTCGACCTCGGCGCAGAACGTCAAGGACAAGCTGGCCCCGAAGGCGCAGCTGCAGGAGTACGGCGGCTACTCCGAGTGCCTGACCGGCCTGGAGAACAAGGCCGTCGACGCGCTGACCACGGATGACAGCATCCTGGCCGGCTACGCCTCGCAGGACGCCAACAAGGGCAAGTTCAAGCTGGCCGGCTTCAAGATGACCAACGAGAACTACGGCATCGGCCTCAAGAAGGGCGACGCCGACCTCAAGAAGAAGATCAACGACGCGCTGACCAAGATGGTCAAGGACGGTTCGTGGGACAAGGCGGTCGAGGCCAACTTCGGTCCGGCCGGCTACAAGAACGAGCCCGCCCCGAAGATCGGCAACGTCGTCAAGTGA
- a CDS encoding amino acid ABC transporter permease: protein MFDFLDGYDLLGAFWVTVKLTVFSALGSLIWGTLLAGMRVSPVPLMRGFATAYVNVVRNIPLTVIIMFASLGLYSTLNIALGATDIKVVNFRLAVLAFIVYTASFVCEALRSGINTVPVGQAEAARALGLSFSQVLRLIVLPQAFRSVVNPLSNVLIALTKNTTVASAIGVAEASYLMKGMIENEAQLLLISGVFALGFVILTLPTGLVLGWVAKKVAVKR from the coding sequence GTGTTCGACTTTCTTGATGGTTATGACCTGTTGGGAGCCTTCTGGGTCACGGTGAAGCTCACCGTGTTCTCCGCCCTCGGCTCCCTCATATGGGGAACGCTGCTGGCCGGCATGAGGGTCAGCCCGGTCCCCCTGATGCGCGGTTTCGCGACCGCGTACGTGAACGTGGTCCGGAACATTCCGCTGACCGTGATCATCATGTTCGCCTCGCTGGGCCTGTATTCGACGCTCAACATCGCCCTCGGCGCCACCGACATCAAGGTCGTCAACTTCCGGCTCGCGGTGCTCGCCTTCATCGTCTACACCGCGTCGTTCGTGTGCGAGGCCCTGCGTTCGGGCATCAACACGGTGCCCGTCGGCCAGGCGGAGGCGGCCCGGGCACTCGGGCTCAGCTTCAGCCAGGTGCTGCGGCTGATCGTGCTCCCGCAGGCGTTCCGGTCCGTGGTCAACCCCCTGTCCAACGTGCTCATCGCGTTGACGAAGAACACCACCGTCGCTTCGGCGATCGGTGTGGCGGAAGCCTCGTATCTGATGAAGGGGATGATCGAGAACGAGGCGCAGCTGCTGCTGATCTCGGGCGTCTTCGCCCTCGGCTTCGTGATCCTGACCCTTCCGACCGGCCTCGTCCTCGGATGGGTGGCCAAGAAGGTGGCGGTGAAGCGATGA
- a CDS encoding amino acid ABC transporter permease — MSSVLYDAQGPRAKRRNILYTALFVLAAAAVLWWVYKGLDEKHQLDWVKWKPFFADTQAWETFIWPGFQNTIKAAFFALIIALPLGALFGIGRLSDHRWVRVPGGVVVEFFRAIPVLLLMIIANQAYSEYTELDPDTRLLYAVVTGLVLYNASVLAEIVRAGILTLPRGQTDAAKAIGMRKGQTMVFVLLPQAVTAMLPAIVSQLVVIVKDTALGGAVLAFPELLASVRPMSANYGSNTIACFTIVAVVYLALNFALTSFASWLERWLRRGKKSTGAVVGTGPGGELETIGAPSLNVDDGRAV, encoded by the coding sequence ATGAGCTCCGTCCTGTACGACGCCCAGGGGCCCCGCGCCAAGCGGCGCAACATCCTGTACACCGCCCTCTTCGTGCTGGCCGCCGCGGCGGTGCTGTGGTGGGTGTACAAGGGCCTCGACGAGAAGCACCAGCTCGACTGGGTCAAGTGGAAGCCGTTCTTCGCCGACACCCAGGCGTGGGAGACGTTCATCTGGCCGGGGTTCCAGAACACGATCAAGGCGGCGTTCTTCGCCCTGATCATCGCGCTGCCGCTGGGCGCGCTCTTCGGGATCGGGCGGCTCTCGGACCACCGCTGGGTGCGTGTTCCGGGCGGGGTGGTCGTGGAGTTCTTCCGCGCCATTCCCGTACTGCTCCTGATGATCATCGCCAACCAGGCGTACTCCGAGTACACCGAGCTCGACCCCGACACGCGTCTGCTGTACGCCGTGGTGACGGGCCTCGTGCTCTACAACGCCTCGGTGCTCGCCGAAATCGTGCGGGCCGGCATCCTGACGCTGCCGCGCGGGCAGACGGACGCGGCCAAGGCGATCGGCATGCGCAAGGGCCAGACGATGGTCTTCGTGCTGCTGCCGCAGGCGGTCACCGCGATGCTGCCGGCCATCGTCAGCCAGCTCGTGGTGATCGTGAAGGACACCGCTCTCGGTGGCGCTGTGCTCGCCTTCCCGGAGCTGCTCGCGTCGGTCCGCCCGATGTCCGCCAACTACGGTTCCAACACCATCGCCTGCTTCACGATCGTCGCGGTGGTCTACCTCGCGCTGAACTTCGCCCTGACGTCCTTCGCGAGCTGGCTGGAGCGGTGGCTCCGGCGCGGGAAGAAGAGCACGGGCGCGGTCGTGGGCACCGGACCGGGGGGCGAACTGGAGACGATCGGTGCGCCGTCGCTCAACGTGGACGACGGACGCGCCGTCTGA
- a CDS encoding FAD-dependent monooxygenase — MDPVIVVGAGPVGLALSLALAAQGVPSVLLDEDPDNDETRPARTVVLREDTAAFLERLGCKALRDEGLRWSGWRSVRRRQLVRELPLVEDPVPGSGVPAAPVHVPQHALVRGLRDAVAAQELVQTAGPSRIDTLEQDPAGVTVHTREPGSTWWRGSYLVGCDGARSTVRKLLDIRFPGRTAVERHAVAALRAELPRPGEAVLHRSPPWRTGGAEVTARPLPDDVWRLDWLLPARGELVTPDALVTRVRDTLAGWCGETPPYELLDTGVYTLHHRLARRWRVKRSFLAGDAAHLLGALGTQGLDEGLRDAENLAWKLALAWHHGASDALLDSYQAERRAAVAARLRAADQSLPILRGGGGLRTLVPGSARGHDTLLMDGHLGCGPLGAPPSYALSPLAPARGEAHSSVGTPPGAPVADLRVTAPDGTPVRLRERLGQGQLLVVLVAPGTGVWDRRHWMRAGVMPRLVEAVAALPVKAELLVAESYPGASAHTVLLVRPDGHLVEAFGGVRPAELFAAADAARGGAARASVRADRTANVN, encoded by the coding sequence GTGGACCCGGTGATCGTCGTCGGTGCCGGGCCGGTCGGCCTGGCGCTCTCGCTCGCCCTCGCCGCGCAGGGCGTGCCGTCCGTGCTGCTCGACGAGGATCCCGACAACGACGAGACACGCCCCGCCCGTACGGTCGTGCTGCGCGAGGACACCGCGGCCTTCCTGGAGCGGCTGGGCTGCAAGGCGCTGCGGGACGAGGGACTGCGCTGGTCCGGCTGGCGTTCGGTGCGGCGCAGGCAGCTGGTGCGCGAGCTGCCGCTCGTCGAGGACCCGGTCCCGGGCAGCGGTGTGCCCGCCGCCCCCGTGCACGTACCGCAGCACGCGCTCGTACGGGGCCTGCGGGACGCGGTGGCCGCGCAGGAGCTGGTGCAGACCGCCGGGCCCAGCCGGATCGACACCCTGGAGCAGGACCCGGCCGGGGTCACCGTGCACACCAGGGAGCCCGGATCGACCTGGTGGCGCGGGAGTTACCTGGTCGGCTGCGACGGCGCCCGGTCCACCGTACGCAAACTCCTGGACATCCGGTTTCCCGGGCGTACGGCGGTGGAACGGCACGCCGTGGCCGCGCTGCGCGCCGAGCTGCCCCGGCCCGGCGAGGCCGTGCTGCACCGGTCGCCGCCCTGGCGCACCGGTGGCGCCGAGGTCACCGCGCGCCCGCTGCCCGACGACGTGTGGCGGCTGGACTGGCTGCTGCCCGCGCGCGGCGAACTGGTCACCCCGGACGCGCTCGTCACCCGGGTCCGGGACACCCTGGCCGGCTGGTGCGGCGAGACACCCCCGTACGAGCTGCTGGACACCGGGGTCTACACGCTGCACCACCGGCTGGCCCGGCGGTGGCGGGTGAAGCGGTCCTTCCTCGCCGGGGACGCCGCCCATCTGCTCGGCGCCCTCGGCACCCAGGGGCTCGACGAGGGCCTGCGGGACGCGGAGAACCTGGCCTGGAAGCTGGCTCTGGCCTGGCACCACGGGGCGTCCGACGCGCTCCTCGACAGCTACCAGGCCGAACGCCGGGCCGCCGTCGCCGCACGGCTGCGCGCCGCCGACCAGTCGCTGCCGATACTGCGGGGCGGCGGAGGTTTGCGGACGCTCGTACCGGGGAGCGCACGGGGGCACGACACCCTGCTGATGGACGGGCATCTGGGCTGCGGCCCCCTCGGTGCGCCCCCTTCCTACGCGCTGTCCCCCCTCGCGCCCGCGCGCGGCGAGGCGCACAGCTCCGTGGGCACGCCCCCCGGTGCGCCGGTGGCCGACCTACGGGTCACGGCGCCGGACGGCACCCCGGTGCGGCTGCGGGAGCGGCTGGGGCAGGGGCAGCTGCTCGTGGTGCTGGTGGCGCCCGGAACTGGAGTATGGGACCGGCGCCACTGGATGCGCGCCGGAGTGATGCCCCGGCTGGTGGAGGCCGTCGCGGCGCTGCCGGTGAAGGCCGAACTGCTGGTGGCCGAGAGCTATCCGGGGGCCTCCGCGCACACGGTTCTGCTGGTCAGGCCGGACGGGCACCTCGTGGAGGCGTTCGGCGGGGTGCGTCCGGCCGAGCTGTTCGCGGCGGCGGACGCGGCACGCGGCGGCGCGGCCCGGGCGTCGGTGCGTGCCGACAGGACCGCGAACGTCAATTGA
- a CDS encoding putative leader peptide, translating to MTDTDVRLWRRVHMDLLRYAGCVCRPSC from the coding sequence ATGACCGACACCGATGTGCGCCTGTGGCGGAGGGTCCATATGGACCTGCTCCGCTATGCGGGCTGCGTGTGTCGCCCGTCCTGCTGA
- a CDS encoding cysteine dioxygenase, with translation MSASPFPTAPVPTRTSAPAPTAAELLDFVRRTAEDTALIASLPLDPEGRTWIRLDGPGGSEAWLIGWPPGTGTGWHDHADSIGAFLTAAGTLREHSLAARLPTDGWKTLELAEDIDRTRELTPGRGRAFGRHHVHEVLNESPTEHAVSVHAYYPPLPRIRRYSRTGAVLRLEQTEGPEDWQ, from the coding sequence GTGTCTGCCTCTCCCTTCCCCACCGCACCCGTGCCCACGCGCACGTCCGCGCCGGCTCCGACCGCCGCGGAACTGCTCGACTTCGTCCGCCGCACCGCCGAGGACACCGCACTCATCGCCTCCCTTCCCCTCGACCCCGAGGGCCGAACCTGGATCCGGCTGGACGGTCCCGGTGGCAGCGAGGCATGGCTGATCGGCTGGCCGCCCGGTACCGGCACCGGGTGGCACGACCACGCCGACTCGATCGGCGCCTTCCTCACCGCGGCCGGCACGCTCAGGGAGCACTCCCTCGCGGCCCGGCTGCCCACCGACGGCTGGAAGACCCTGGAACTGGCGGAGGACATCGACCGCACCCGGGAGCTGACGCCCGGCCGGGGCAGGGCCTTCGGCCGCCATCACGTCCACGAGGTGCTGAACGAGTCCCCCACGGAGCACGCCGTCTCCGTCCACGCGTACTACCCGCCGCTGCCGCGCATCCGCCGCTACAGCCGCACCGGCGCGGTGCTGCGCCTGGAGCAGACCGAGGGACCGGAGGACTGGCAGTGA
- a CDS encoding rhodanese-like domain-containing protein has protein sequence MSDEPVGIDELLERVRAGYERLGPREAWAAASEGALLVDIRYAELRERDGLIPGALVIERNELEWRLDPRGSHRVPEAVDHGLRVVVICNEGYASSLAAESLHRLGLYRATDLVGGFQAWRAAGLPVET, from the coding sequence GTGAGCGACGAGCCCGTCGGGATCGACGAGTTGCTGGAGCGGGTCAGGGCCGGTTACGAACGGCTCGGCCCGCGGGAAGCGTGGGCGGCGGCCTCCGAGGGCGCCCTGCTCGTGGACATCCGCTACGCGGAGCTGCGCGAGCGGGACGGACTGATCCCGGGGGCGCTGGTCATCGAGCGCAACGAGCTGGAATGGCGGCTGGACCCGCGGGGAAGCCACCGGGTCCCGGAGGCGGTGGACCACGGCCTGCGGGTGGTGGTGATCTGCAACGAGGGTTACGCGTCGAGTCTGGCGGCCGAGTCGCTGCACCGGCTCGGCCTGTACCGCGCGACGGACCTGGTGGGCGGCTTCCAGGCGTGGCGCGCGGCGGGGCTCCCGGTCGAGACGTGA